From Companilactobacillus heilongjiangensis, one genomic window encodes:
- a CDS encoding prolyl-tRNA synthetase associated domain-containing protein codes for MSPFEQVKAELAKLNISYDIVEHPAVFTTDVADEYIKGKVGVRTKSLFLTNKKKKAFYLVFMDDDKRLDMNHFAEIVGEKHIKFASEASLMEKLGLKPGVVSIFGLLNNKEKDVQVYFEKDIVGDIPLTFHPNDNTKTIFVKMDDLVKFLNDLGFEYNVIEL; via the coding sequence ATGAGTCCATTTGAGCAGGTTAAAGCTGAACTAGCTAAACTGAATATTTCTTATGATATTGTTGAGCATCCAGCTGTTTTTACCACTGATGTTGCTGATGAATATATCAAAGGTAAAGTAGGCGTTCGGACTAAGTCGCTGTTTTTAACTAATAAGAAGAAAAAAGCTTTTTATTTGGTTTTTATGGATGACGATAAGCGTTTGGATATGAATCACTTTGCTGAAATTGTTGGTGAAAAGCATATCAAATTTGCTTCAGAAGCTAGTTTGATGGAAAAACTTGGCTTGAAACCAGGAGTTGTTTCGATCTTTGGTTTGTTGAATAACAAGGAAAAAGATGTCCAAGTTTATTTTGAGAAAGATATAGTTGGTGATATTCCGCTAACGTTCCATCCGAATGACAATACTAAAACGATTTTTGTTAAAATGGACGATTTGGTTAAATTTTTAAATGATTTAGGATTTGAATATAACGTAATTGAATTATAG
- a CDS encoding ABC transporter permease, translating to MTDKIMIALKSIGKNKNRNFLTMLGIIIGIASVICILAIGDGFTHTVTKGMGSHDTRNKVTLQWQSTSDYNTDGGFTPNDASVLSKVPGVDHVKLTSSIVEAGAKVQYKTKNISIGLNKQPKHLKLVKGTYFNMTGASNGVYISEDLAHRLFKENAINRLISIDGTVFVVQGIYHISDMNYRPDAYVSKQIFKDLFANQISKDQAKLYVQPDANKKQVGKTAVKRMKKMGEQKHTGDYSVSNPDAISKQFTRVLNDITYFIAFIAGISLLIAGIGVMNVMYITVSERRKEIGIRRAFGATSSDIRNQFLIESVVLCVIGGIIGIIFGYIFVSIINAFLPFKAVITVYAIILSLSVSTAVGLIFGFIPSNKAAKSELVGLLKEE from the coding sequence ATGACTGATAAAATTATGATTGCTCTCAAATCAATCGGTAAGAATAAAAACCGTAACTTTCTAACAATGTTGGGAATTATTATTGGTATCGCCAGTGTTATTTGTATTTTGGCAATTGGGGATGGCTTTACACATACAGTTACCAAAGGTATGGGCAGCCACGATACTCGTAATAAAGTTACTTTACAGTGGCAATCAACGTCTGATTACAATACTGACGGTGGTTTCACACCAAATGACGCTTCAGTTTTGAGCAAAGTTCCGGGCGTTGACCATGTGAAATTGACTAGTAGCATTGTTGAAGCTGGTGCCAAAGTTCAATATAAGACGAAGAATATTTCAATCGGTTTGAATAAGCAGCCTAAACATTTGAAATTGGTCAAGGGGACTTATTTCAATATGACAGGTGCTTCAAACGGTGTTTATATTTCTGAAGATTTAGCGCACAGATTATTCAAAGAGAATGCCATCAACCGGTTAATCTCAATTGATGGAACAGTTTTCGTTGTCCAAGGAATTTATCATATCAGCGATATGAATTATCGCCCAGATGCATATGTTTCTAAACAAATTTTCAAAGATTTGTTTGCTAATCAAATTTCTAAAGATCAGGCTAAATTGTACGTTCAACCAGATGCTAACAAGAAGCAAGTTGGTAAGACGGCCGTTAAACGTATGAAGAAAATGGGTGAACAGAAGCATACAGGTGACTATTCCGTTTCCAATCCAGACGCTATCAGTAAACAATTCACGCGTGTCTTAAATGATATTACGTACTTTATTGCGTTTATCGCCGGAATTTCTCTATTAATTGCGGGTATTGGCGTTATGAACGTTATGTATATCACAGTTTCCGAACGTCGCAAGGAAATCGGGATTCGTCGGGCATTCGGTGCTACATCTAGTGATATTAGAAATCAATTTTTGATTGAAAGTGTTGTTCTCTGTGTCATCGGTGGAATCATTGGAATTATTTTTGGATATATTTTTGTTTCAATAATAAATGCGTTCTTACCATTCAAAGCCGTTATAACGGTATACGCAATAATCCTGTCGTTGTCAGTTTCAACTGCAGTTGGTTTGATATTCGGATTTATTCCATCAAACAAAGCGGCTAAATCAGAACTAGTTGGATTATTGAAAGAAGAGTAG
- a CDS encoding FAD-dependent oxidoreductase → MANKKIVIVGGVGGGASAAARARRLDESAEITMYEKGPNVSFSNCSLPYHLSGLIPDADSIVMKTPEQFHKQYNINAEVNSEVIDVDAQQKTVQVKDVNTGEIRTSAYDELVLSPGANPIMPKSIKGIDKSNVFSVRNVVDIKALQAYLTDNQVSDVAVIGGGFIGLEVVENIAQTGKKLTLVEAADHVLGTIDDDFAQLVHKNLYDNGVQVILNDGLAEISDQHITLTSGKEIKAQAVVMAIGVSPDTTLAKNAGCRIGVTGGIEVNQQFETSIPDIYAVGDAIEVTNMITRQKTRLALAFPAQMEARDAVDHMYGRPVQNQGVIGSQVIHLFDLNVASTGLTEAACKQNGFDHRSVTVIPQNRVGVMPDTSPIFLKLVFSYPGGEVLGAQAIGKSGVDKQIDVIATMISMHGNISNLTHLELAYSPWFSTAKNAVNIAALVAENILNGEYQQVSISKVRGLVESGAFIIDAREPNEYAAGHITTSINIPLSQFRQRLDEIPTDKPVYIHCQSSQRSYNMVRALNNLGYTNVTNISGSFLELKQYEYFKDQTTDRKSILTNY, encoded by the coding sequence ATGGCTAATAAGAAAATTGTGATTGTTGGTGGTGTCGGCGGCGGTGCCTCAGCTGCTGCCAGAGCTCGTCGTTTAGATGAATCGGCTGAGATTACGATGTATGAAAAGGGACCTAATGTTTCGTTTTCTAACTGTTCTTTGCCATATCATTTGAGCGGATTGATTCCTGATGCGGATAGTATCGTTATGAAGACTCCGGAGCAATTTCATAAGCAATATAATATCAACGCAGAAGTTAATTCAGAAGTGATTGATGTTGATGCTCAACAAAAGACGGTTCAGGTTAAGGATGTTAACACTGGTGAAATTAGAACTTCTGCTTATGATGAATTGGTATTGTCGCCAGGAGCTAATCCCATCATGCCGAAATCTATTAAAGGTATCGATAAATCAAATGTCTTTTCAGTTCGAAATGTAGTCGATATTAAGGCACTACAAGCGTATTTGACCGATAATCAAGTCAGTGATGTCGCAGTTATCGGTGGTGGCTTTATCGGCTTGGAAGTTGTCGAAAATATTGCCCAAACTGGTAAAAAATTAACGCTAGTTGAAGCAGCGGATCATGTTTTAGGAACGATTGATGATGACTTCGCCCAATTGGTACACAAGAATCTTTATGACAATGGTGTTCAAGTTATTTTGAATGATGGTTTGGCTGAAATAAGCGACCAACATATTACGCTGACTTCTGGTAAAGAAATCAAGGCTCAAGCGGTCGTTATGGCAATTGGTGTCAGTCCTGATACGACTTTGGCAAAGAATGCTGGCTGCAGGATTGGCGTTACAGGTGGTATTGAAGTTAATCAACAATTTGAAACTTCAATACCAGATATCTATGCGGTCGGCGATGCGATTGAAGTTACCAATATGATTACGCGTCAAAAAACCCGTTTGGCATTGGCTTTTCCAGCACAAATGGAAGCACGTGATGCAGTTGATCACATGTATGGACGTCCAGTTCAAAATCAAGGTGTGATTGGTTCACAAGTGATCCATTTATTCGATTTGAACGTTGCTTCGACTGGATTAACGGAAGCGGCCTGCAAGCAAAATGGGTTTGACCACCGTTCTGTTACCGTTATACCTCAAAACCGTGTCGGCGTTATGCCTGATACATCACCAATATTTTTAAAGCTAGTGTTCAGTTATCCAGGTGGTGAAGTCCTTGGTGCGCAAGCAATTGGTAAATCGGGAGTCGATAAGCAAATTGACGTTATAGCGACGATGATTTCAATGCATGGTAATATTTCAAATCTAACTCACTTGGAATTAGCCTATTCACCTTGGTTCAGTACGGCTAAAAATGCGGTCAATATTGCGGCTTTAGTTGCAGAAAATATTCTCAATGGAGAGTATCAACAAGTCTCAATTAGTAAGGTGCGTGGATTAGTTGAAAGTGGTGCCTTCATTATTGATGCCAGAGAACCTAATGAGTACGCCGCAGGCCATATTACGACCTCTATCAATATTCCGTTGAGTCAATTCCGTCAGCGCTTGGATGAGATTCCAACTGACAAACCCGTTTATATTCACTGTCAGTCAAGTCAACGCAGTTACAACATGGTTCGGGCGTTGAATAATCTCGGTTATACCAACGTTACGAATATTTCAGGGTCATTTTTAGAGCTGAAGCAATATGAATATTTCAAGGACCAAACAACCGACAGAAAGTCGATTTTGACCAATTATTAA
- a CDS encoding ABC transporter ATP-binding protein: MLKVTDVGKTYGKFTVLQNIDLEVADGEFLAIMGPSGSGKSTLINILGLLDQSYTGEYLLENKSYKEVNDNELSQIRGDQLGFVFQNFKLLTTYNVYENIEIPLIYSKKEQSKKHEMVEDVIKKVGLTGKEKNRPAELSGGQQQRVAIARAIVNRPKLIIADEPTGALDSKTSKEIMGIFTKLNQAGTTIIMVTHDSEVSDYAMRTVYIRDGRLYNDEKSVKNHD; this comes from the coding sequence ATGCTTAAAGTTACTGATGTAGGTAAAACTTATGGCAAATTCACTGTGTTACAGAATATCGATTTAGAGGTTGCTGATGGGGAATTTTTAGCAATTATGGGACCTTCTGGATCAGGTAAGTCGACTTTGATCAATATCTTGGGATTATTAGATCAAAGCTATACTGGTGAATATCTGCTTGAAAATAAAAGCTACAAAGAAGTTAACGATAATGAGTTGTCACAAATCCGTGGCGATCAATTGGGGTTTGTTTTCCAAAACTTCAAATTGTTGACGACATATAACGTTTATGAAAATATTGAAATTCCACTTATTTATAGTAAGAAAGAACAAAGTAAAAAACATGAGATGGTTGAAGATGTCATCAAAAAGGTTGGTTTGACTGGGAAAGAGAAAAATCGTCCAGCTGAACTATCTGGTGGTCAACAACAACGTGTTGCGATTGCTCGAGCTATCGTTAACCGTCCTAAGTTGATTATTGCTGATGAACCAACTGGTGCTTTGGATTCTAAGACTAGTAAAGAAATCATGGGGATTTTTACGAAATTGAATCAAGCTGGAACAACTATTATCATGGTTACTCATGATAGCGAAGTGTCTGATTATGCGATGCGTACAGTCTATATTCGTGATGGCCGACTATATAATGATGAAAAGAGTGTGAAAAATCATGACTGA